One segment of Synechococcus sp. MU1617 DNA contains the following:
- a CDS encoding extracellular solute-binding protein — protein sequence MAAIRIQHLAMGIALAVISAGCSNWRPPVVIKVVRTVNSAETISSQDYERLREVTEDAIDHIRSVDSSIRPQLTLSTQANFVDEIADQTQSGFGPDLLITDSDTALELYRRKLTDPIKISPEDRSDTPSYLFDLVTAGDGQLVGRPVNQFVQLACFNKERLEVPPATLEEMEQESESTNFGMALQLKDLFWSAEAFDAGEAMEAALAKRPPDLDRQSKVTQWLHWLESASYQQNIRFLNNQRSLRKALISGELDWITCWSSSLRELRDQMNDKLALAPLPKGPSTKLKAATKLQVWSLGRNSSRTQREKALVMIDFITKPWAQKTYALAGRNSLPVNRKAAKIVASKIPGGTAALVMYAQESIKEKAAKGQSKARVFRDPARYREISEALMDTIYDVRTPEESTKDIIKSLRGEEP from the coding sequence AGCGCGGAGACCATCTCCAGCCAGGATTACGAGAGGCTGCGCGAGGTCACCGAGGACGCGATCGATCACATCAGAAGTGTCGACTCCTCGATTAGGCCTCAGCTGACGTTGTCAACACAAGCCAACTTCGTTGACGAAATTGCGGATCAAACCCAAAGCGGATTTGGTCCAGACCTGTTGATTACCGATAGCGACACGGCCTTGGAGCTCTACCGGCGCAAGCTGACCGATCCCATCAAAATCTCTCCAGAGGATCGGTCTGACACGCCGAGTTACTTGTTCGACCTCGTCACCGCTGGAGACGGCCAGCTTGTGGGTCGACCCGTGAATCAGTTTGTGCAATTGGCGTGTTTCAACAAAGAACGGCTGGAGGTTCCTCCAGCAACCCTGGAGGAGATGGAACAAGAAAGCGAAAGCACCAACTTCGGCATGGCATTGCAACTGAAAGACCTGTTTTGGAGTGCCGAAGCCTTTGATGCTGGCGAAGCGATGGAAGCAGCTCTGGCGAAGCGTCCTCCCGATCTGGATCGACAATCCAAGGTCACCCAATGGCTTCATTGGCTGGAATCCGCGAGCTATCAGCAGAACATCCGTTTTTTGAACAACCAACGCAGCCTCAGAAAGGCACTGATCTCTGGCGAGCTCGACTGGATCACCTGCTGGAGCAGCAGCCTGCGGGAATTGCGCGATCAAATGAACGACAAACTTGCCCTCGCGCCGCTACCCAAAGGGCCATCAACGAAGCTCAAAGCAGCCACCAAACTTCAGGTGTGGTCGCTGGGGCGAAACTCAAGCAGAACGCAGCGGGAGAAAGCCCTGGTGATGATTGATTTCATCACCAAGCCCTGGGCGCAAAAGACCTACGCCCTTGCCGGACGAAATTCTCTGCCGGTGAATCGGAAAGCAGCAAAAATCGTGGCTTCTAAAATTCCTGGCGGAACGGCGGCGTTGGTGATGTACGCGCAGGAGTCGATCAAAGAAAAAGCCGCAAAGGGCCAATCCAAAGCTCGTGTGTTCCGAGATCCAGCTCGGTATCGAGAGATCTCTGAGGCCCTAATGGACACCATTTATGACGTCCGCACCCCGGAAGAATCCACCAAAGACATCATCAAAAGCCTTCGCGGAGAAGAGCCATGA
- a CDS encoding mechanosensitive ion channel family protein: MISALTSEATTWLGYLQRGSVLLQVGLFVAAYSSESRLKRKLNSPLTASLTHLIVPAALLLIATLLTLSGITAGFLQYLALLWVLWRCVEPTKQLILGRFPKVPVEEIDKSLFRPVLLVVSILTFFQMLGSRESLSLISLGDVFGVTLTIGKLFTALVIVYLVIALASRPAAFVSWLGGSFFGMKPQSRVALEVILRYSLIAIGVMGVAYYIGINGTALVAVAGGLSVGIGFGIKEIISNFISSLWLLFEGSVRPGEILMINGDPCTVRKLGLRATQLRRGRDGAELLIPNQNFFTQEAESYTAEETSRRDVVVVGAAYHHEPSQVIAVLEEVARQHKKVLPYPPPAAFTVDFADSSINYKLLFWVRNPLEAFGVGSDLRQAIWTAFEKNGIGIPFPQRQVYPMEWPPAKEQTHRLGSPTNQLQAEADSDSAGKTA, translated from the coding sequence ATGATTTCAGCTCTGACATCGGAAGCAACCACTTGGCTGGGCTATTTGCAGCGTGGATCGGTGCTACTCCAAGTGGGATTATTTGTTGCAGCTTATAGCAGTGAATCTCGGCTTAAGCGCAAGCTCAACAGCCCCCTAACCGCGAGTCTTACCCATCTGATTGTGCCAGCGGCGTTGTTGCTCATCGCCACACTTTTGACCCTGTCTGGTATCACAGCAGGCTTTCTGCAGTATCTGGCGCTCCTCTGGGTCCTGTGGCGCTGCGTGGAGCCCACAAAACAGCTGATCCTCGGCCGCTTCCCCAAAGTTCCTGTGGAAGAAATCGACAAGTCGCTTTTCCGGCCCGTACTGCTGGTGGTTTCGATCCTCACCTTTTTTCAGATGCTGGGAAGCCGAGAATCTCTGTCGCTAATTTCCCTCGGTGATGTGTTCGGGGTAACGCTCACCATCGGCAAATTGTTCACCGCCCTAGTGATCGTTTATCTGGTCATCGCCCTGGCCAGCCGTCCGGCAGCGTTCGTTTCTTGGCTCGGGGGCAGCTTCTTCGGCATGAAGCCCCAAAGCCGCGTGGCGCTGGAGGTGATTCTTCGTTACTCGTTGATCGCCATCGGCGTGATGGGTGTCGCGTACTACATCGGCATCAACGGCACCGCCCTGGTGGCGGTGGCCGGGGGCCTCTCCGTGGGCATCGGTTTCGGAATTAAGGAGATCATCTCCAACTTCATCAGCAGCCTCTGGTTGTTGTTTGAGGGATCGGTGCGACCCGGCGAAATCCTGATGATCAACGGCGACCCCTGCACCGTGCGGAAGCTGGGGCTACGCGCCACCCAATTACGCCGCGGCCGCGATGGAGCGGAACTGCTGATCCCCAATCAAAACTTTTTCACCCAAGAGGCGGAGTCATACACCGCTGAAGAAACCTCACGCCGCGACGTGGTGGTGGTGGGAGCGGCTTATCACCACGAACCCAGTCAAGTGATCGCGGTGTTGGAGGAGGTCGCACGTCAGCACAAGAAGGTGCTGCCATACCCGCCGCCAGCTGCGTTCACGGTGGATTTCGCCGATTCCTCAATCAACTACAAGCTGCTCTTCTGGGTGCGCAACCCCCTTGAAGCATTTGGTGTAGGGAGTGACTTGCGCCAAGCCATCTGGACGGCTTTTGAGAAGAACGGCATTGGCATTCCCTTCCCTCAGCGCCAGGTGTATCCGATGGAATGGCCCCCAGCCAAAGAGCAAACCCACCGGCTGGGCAGCCCCACCAATCAGCTCCAGGCCGAAGCAGACAGCGATTCAGCTGGCAAGACGGCTTAA
- a CDS encoding 2OG-Fe(II) oxygenase: MNLIGRYSNPGFASVADAVREFFERRVDLQRPGVAFGPEGEGEPAKQSTDISLVAIDRSEPESFALSQLILRGVTAGLERYLQERPLFRQCCPQQSLFVNPIFNLQHYAPGEGFKRWHCDWTISHEATEPVHRVLAWILYCNDVDEAGTEFHWQDHHEPAERGKLVIFPAGPSHIHRGRVNESASKLIATGWINAGRQEDYLSRLAS, encoded by the coding sequence ATGAACCTGATCGGGCGCTACAGCAATCCCGGCTTCGCGTCGGTTGCTGATGCGGTGCGTGAGTTCTTCGAGCGCCGTGTGGATTTGCAGCGGCCTGGCGTGGCTTTCGGGCCCGAGGGTGAGGGGGAACCGGCGAAACAGAGCACCGACATCAGCCTGGTGGCGATAGATCGCTCGGAACCCGAATCCTTCGCCCTATCGCAACTGATCCTTCGTGGGGTGACGGCAGGTTTGGAGCGCTATCTGCAGGAGCGGCCATTGTTCCGACAGTGCTGCCCGCAGCAGAGCCTGTTTGTGAATCCGATCTTCAACCTCCAGCACTACGCCCCCGGGGAAGGGTTCAAACGTTGGCATTGCGATTGGACCATCAGCCATGAGGCCACCGAACCGGTGCACCGGGTGTTGGCTTGGATCCTTTATTGCAATGACGTTGATGAGGCCGGAACCGAGTTTCACTGGCAGGACCACCACGAACCGGCTGAGCGGGGCAAGTTAGTGATCTTTCCGGCTGGTCCGTCCCATATTCACCGCGGTCGGGTCAACGAGAGCGCCAGCAAGCTGATCGCCACTGGTTGGATCAATGCCGGACGCCAGGAGGACTACTTAAGCCGTCTTGCCAGCTGA
- a CDS encoding protein phosphatase → MDSADATGLQATLFDFSIAELVRQHRESFQPLWTAESWVKLLIWLSLNCGSSGDEAGMARFVEALGPSLTTRMRRVFFERELEALDLQVMADPAEQQVLVLPMGPGVPLDLERAATVMEQVQLQGHVVADRERWQQLDAVVVIPRLEAAA, encoded by the coding sequence ATGGATTCCGCTGATGCCACTGGCCTGCAGGCCACACTGTTTGATTTCTCAATTGCTGAGTTGGTGCGGCAACACCGGGAGAGCTTCCAACCCCTGTGGACGGCAGAAAGTTGGGTGAAGCTGCTGATCTGGTTGTCGCTGAATTGCGGCAGCTCCGGAGATGAAGCCGGCATGGCCCGTTTCGTCGAGGCGCTTGGACCAAGCCTCACCACCCGGATGCGGCGGGTGTTCTTTGAGCGGGAGCTGGAGGCCCTCGATCTTCAGGTGATGGCCGATCCGGCTGAGCAGCAGGTGCTGGTGTTGCCGATGGGTCCCGGTGTCCCCCTCGATCTGGAGCGCGCTGCCACGGTGATGGAGCAGGTTCAGTTGCAAGGCCATGTGGTGGCTGACCGGGAGCGCTGGCAGCAGCTGGATGCTGTGGTGGTGATTCCTCGCTTGGAGGCTGCTGCATGA
- a CDS encoding oxidoreductase, translating to MGWSAADIPNQQGRIALITGANSGLGLETARALKRCGATVVLACRSPRKAETAKKDLLQDRNGGAVDLVDLDLADLTSVQRAATMVGERYGCLDLLINNAGVMAPPRRTTAQGHELQFGVNHLGHMALTQALLPLLQNRPDPRVVTVTSGAQYFGKIRWDDPSWSKGYDRYGAYGQSKLANVMFALELDARLREQDSPIRSLAAHPGVARTELQPTAIASVGNRFEALAYRLMDPLFQSASMGALPQLHAATAATAQGGEHYGPEQFGGFRGAPTLCRVAPAASQPTERQRLWSLSEQLIGG from the coding sequence ATGGGTTGGTCCGCGGCTGACATCCCGAACCAGCAAGGGCGCATTGCCCTGATCACTGGGGCCAACAGCGGTTTGGGCCTGGAAACCGCGCGCGCCTTGAAACGCTGCGGGGCCACTGTGGTGCTGGCGTGCCGCAGTCCCCGCAAAGCCGAGACGGCCAAAAAGGATTTGCTGCAAGACCGGAACGGGGGAGCGGTGGATCTGGTTGACCTGGATCTGGCGGACCTGACCAGCGTGCAAAGGGCGGCGACCATGGTTGGCGAGCGCTACGGCTGCCTTGACCTGCTGATCAACAACGCAGGTGTGATGGCACCGCCGCGCCGCACCACCGCCCAGGGGCATGAACTGCAGTTCGGGGTGAATCACCTGGGGCATATGGCCCTGACCCAGGCCCTGCTGCCGCTGCTGCAGAACCGGCCCGATCCCCGCGTGGTGACGGTGACCTCCGGGGCGCAGTACTTCGGCAAGATCCGCTGGGATGACCCAAGTTGGAGCAAGGGCTACGACCGCTATGGGGCCTATGGCCAAAGCAAACTCGCCAACGTGATGTTTGCGCTCGAGCTGGATGCACGCCTGCGCGAGCAGGACAGCCCCATCCGCTCCCTGGCAGCCCATCCCGGCGTCGCGCGCACGGAACTCCAACCCACCGCGATCGCCAGCGTCGGCAACCGCTTCGAGGCCCTGGCCTATCGGCTGATGGATCCCTTGTTTCAAAGCGCCAGCATGGGTGCTCTGCCGCAACTGCATGCCGCCACCGCTGCAACGGCGCAGGGTGGCGAGCACTACGGCCCTGAACAGTTCGGCGGATTTCGGGGTGCACCGACGCTCTGCCGAGTTGCCCCAGCAGCAAGCCAACCCACCGAACGGCAGCGGCTCTGGAGCTTGAGCGAGCAGCTGATCGGTGGCTGA
- a CDS encoding 4Fe-4S binding protein, translating to MAESSAGLQRLAPFVLGRARRGVVGSSRYAQRLRTEVLEAARDPQRQPVLISGEPGLEKDNLAALVHYGSADRRRLLVRMEASDLQGSGLNLLDELGSSTLLMSGMDRVDDAVQQRLIAMARGEAPGFQGRVLFTSEAAIPALDGQVRTIRVPPLRVRRTDLGDWLRYRLRLQSPGLGWGQPPALPDSVVRRLQNHDFANNLRELEAMVDRALRQARQQSQGELPPLLPEEVFWTEEKKRRARFDIWRWKPQLRDWMRAPALWNTLLFGLVSWLFVAVNLALWLGPQDRAANPMLTLFWAWWWPLILLSYPLVGRLWCAICPFMVWGQIAQKLTPWHKKSWPHGDTDRWGAPLLAAGFAAILLWEEVWNLENTAWLSSCLLLLITAGAVIGSTVFEKRFWCRYLCPVGGMNGLFAKLSILELRAEAGTCSGSCSSYACFKGGPADGEGLASEGCPLGTHPAHLSDNRNCVLCMTCTQACPNRSVQLRLRPPAADLQRTMQAPDGERGLILVLAGGICLHHWQRLLGWLPLAPSSLHEGPLLARLSFAALALALPAAAGLWLNRRWLYAGLPLLWALLLARHLPIGMAEAGTVLPQGWPHWSADPHVIGFCQTIVVGIGWVGAAILSRRLLDLDRRAWVTGSMVLLMVSLSGRWLVAL from the coding sequence GTGGCTGAATCCAGCGCTGGATTGCAGCGGCTGGCTCCCTTCGTTCTGGGACGGGCCCGACGCGGTGTGGTGGGATCCAGTCGCTACGCCCAACGGCTGCGCACTGAGGTGCTGGAGGCCGCCAGAGACCCGCAACGCCAACCGGTGCTGATCAGCGGCGAACCTGGCCTGGAAAAAGACAATCTCGCCGCCCTGGTGCACTACGGATCAGCGGATCGGCGCCGTCTGCTGGTGCGAATGGAGGCCAGTGATCTGCAGGGCAGCGGCCTCAACCTGCTTGATGAGCTCGGATCCAGCACCCTGCTGATGAGCGGCATGGACCGCGTCGACGATGCGGTCCAACAGCGCTTGATCGCGATGGCCCGTGGCGAAGCGCCAGGGTTCCAAGGACGCGTGTTGTTCACCAGCGAAGCCGCCATCCCAGCTCTCGACGGCCAGGTGCGAACCATCCGCGTCCCCCCTTTGCGGGTGCGCCGAACCGACCTGGGGGACTGGCTGCGTTACCGGCTGAGACTGCAGAGCCCTGGCCTTGGCTGGGGCCAACCACCAGCCCTGCCGGACAGCGTGGTGCGACGGCTTCAGAACCACGATTTCGCCAACAACCTGCGCGAATTGGAAGCGATGGTGGATCGCGCCCTGCGTCAAGCACGTCAGCAAAGCCAGGGCGAGCTGCCACCACTCCTCCCTGAAGAGGTCTTCTGGACCGAAGAAAAAAAACGGCGGGCCCGTTTTGACATCTGGCGCTGGAAGCCACAGCTGCGGGATTGGATGCGCGCACCGGCGCTCTGGAACACGCTGCTGTTCGGCCTAGTGAGCTGGCTGTTCGTGGCCGTGAACCTGGCGCTCTGGCTTGGCCCGCAAGACCGCGCAGCCAATCCGATGCTGACCCTGTTCTGGGCCTGGTGGTGGCCGTTGATCCTGCTGAGTTACCCGCTAGTGGGCCGCCTCTGGTGCGCCATCTGCCCCTTCATGGTCTGGGGACAGATCGCCCAAAAGCTGACCCCATGGCACAAGAAAAGCTGGCCCCATGGGGACACAGACCGCTGGGGGGCTCCTTTGCTCGCCGCCGGTTTTGCCGCGATTCTCCTGTGGGAAGAGGTCTGGAACCTCGAGAACACCGCCTGGCTGAGCAGCTGTCTGCTGTTGCTCATCACAGCTGGCGCCGTGATCGGTTCAACGGTGTTTGAAAAACGCTTCTGGTGCCGTTACCTCTGTCCCGTCGGGGGCATGAACGGACTGTTCGCCAAGCTCTCGATCCTTGAACTCCGCGCCGAAGCCGGCACCTGCAGTGGCAGCTGCAGCAGTTACGCCTGCTTCAAGGGTGGACCCGCCGACGGCGAGGGACTGGCCAGCGAAGGCTGTCCCCTGGGCACCCATCCCGCCCACCTCAGCGACAACCGCAACTGCGTGCTCTGCATGACCTGCACCCAAGCCTGTCCCAACCGCTCCGTGCAGTTGCGATTGCGGCCGCCAGCCGCTGATCTGCAACGCACCATGCAGGCCCCGGACGGAGAGCGGGGCCTGATCCTTGTGCTGGCTGGAGGCATATGCCTGCACCACTGGCAACGTCTGCTGGGATGGCTGCCCCTTGCACCGTCCTCATTGCATGAAGGTCCCCTCCTGGCCAGGCTCAGCTTTGCTGCGCTGGCCCTTGCTCTACCAGCAGCCGCTGGTTTGTGGCTCAACCGGCGTTGGCTGTACGCCGGATTGCCGCTGCTCTGGGCTCTTCTCCTCGCTCGTCATCTGCCGATTGGTATGGCCGAGGCGGGCACCGTCTTGCCGCAAGGTTGGCCGCACTGGTCCGCCGACCCCCATGTGATCGGCTTCTGCCAAACCATTGTGGTGGGGATTGGATGGGTTGGTGCTGCGATTTTGAGCCGCCGATTGCTGGATCTCGACCGCCGGGCCTGGGTCACGGGCAGCATGGTGCTGCTCATGGTCAGCTTGAGTGGCCGCTGGTTGGTTGCCCTTTAA
- a CDS encoding transcriptional repressor, whose amino-acid sequence MATRPSTQINARQKMLLASLQACGDEMSGQQLHRSLEPSQAMGLATVYRNLRQLQQRGLVRCRHLPNGEALYAPLERDRHHLTCVDCGKTQALDHCPIHDLEVPEDGRKGFDLLFHTLEFFGLCSDCRERQQSPS is encoded by the coding sequence ATGGCCACTCGCCCTTCAACCCAGATCAATGCCCGCCAAAAGATGTTGTTGGCGAGCCTCCAGGCCTGTGGTGATGAGATGAGCGGTCAGCAACTGCACCGCAGCCTGGAGCCCTCCCAAGCCATGGGACTGGCCACGGTGTATCGCAATCTGCGGCAACTGCAGCAACGGGGGCTAGTGCGCTGCCGCCACCTGCCCAATGGAGAAGCGCTCTACGCGCCGCTGGAGCGGGATCGCCACCACCTCACCTGCGTCGATTGCGGCAAGACCCAAGCGCTCGACCACTGCCCAATTCACGACCTGGAGGTGCCCGAGGACGGGCGCAAAGGCTTCGATCTCCTGTTTCACACGCTTGAATTCTTCGGTCTCTGCAGCGACTGCCGCGAGCGGCAGCAAAGCCCGTCATGA
- a CDS encoding MBL fold metallo-hydrolase, with amino-acid sequence MTLAATYYGANGWLLEFDDLRVLVDPWLRGSLSFPPGEWLLKGELPYERKVPEKLNLLLLTQGLADHAHPETLALLPKDLPVIGSVAAARVVERLGFTNVKALSPGESTTHQGLQVRASAGAPVPMVENGYLLEHPAGSLYLEPHGFLDPALEPQPLDAVITPMVDLGLPALGAFVKGCSVVPQLVERFQPSTVLASTSGGDVRFGGALSRALQMKGSVASTGAQLPASCRWTDPTPGERILLKN; translated from the coding sequence ATGACCCTGGCCGCCACCTACTACGGAGCTAATGGCTGGTTGCTCGAATTCGATGATCTCCGCGTTCTGGTGGATCCCTGGCTGCGCGGCAGCCTGAGTTTCCCCCCGGGTGAATGGCTGCTGAAAGGGGAGCTGCCCTACGAGCGCAAAGTGCCCGAAAAGCTGAACCTGCTGTTGCTCACCCAGGGGCTCGCGGACCACGCCCATCCGGAAACCTTGGCGTTGCTGCCCAAGGACCTCCCCGTCATTGGCTCGGTGGCCGCAGCACGGGTGGTGGAACGCTTGGGCTTCACCAACGTGAAGGCCCTCTCTCCAGGAGAGAGCACCACCCACCAGGGGCTACAGGTGCGCGCCAGTGCTGGTGCACCGGTGCCGATGGTGGAAAACGGCTATCTACTCGAGCATCCGGCCGGTTCGCTTTATCTGGAACCCCATGGCTTTCTCGATCCAGCGCTGGAGCCGCAACCGCTGGATGCGGTGATCACGCCGATGGTGGATCTGGGGCTGCCCGCGCTTGGAGCGTTTGTCAAAGGCTGTTCGGTGGTGCCGCAACTGGTGGAACGCTTCCAACCGAGCACGGTGCTCGCCAGCACCTCCGGCGGCGACGTGCGCTTTGGCGGCGCCCTGAGTCGGGCCCTGCAAATGAAAGGGTCGGTGGCCAGCACAGGAGCCCAGCTGCCGGCCAGCTGCCGCTGGACCGATCCAACACCAGGGGAACGCATACTGCTGAAAAACTGA
- a CDS encoding chlorophyll a/b-binding protein: MKSPQANDSWFQGVAARDIHMEQLKKAELFNGRAAMVGIVIGIITEGLTGAGIVHQIGLGPLVDGYAACRTQFLPFCF, encoded by the coding sequence ATGAAATCCCCGCAGGCCAACGATTCTTGGTTCCAAGGCGTCGCCGCCCGCGACATCCACATGGAGCAGCTCAAAAAGGCCGAACTCTTTAACGGCCGTGCCGCCATGGTCGGCATCGTTATCGGAATCATCACCGAAGGGCTCACCGGCGCAGGCATCGTTCACCAGATCGGGCTGGGCCCCCTGGTGGATGGCTATGCCGCTTGCCGCACCCAATTCCTGCCCTTCTGCTTCTGA
- a CDS encoding TIGR03894 family protein, protein MAADKELLKEVALELWNTTKKLRPGLPKAPRAQLVLKALLTIGDMSDQLEAAMVLGVIEAQEPDDEPEKGEAAGEDKTVSEEDAKTEREAPRVVRKRSSSR, encoded by the coding sequence ATGGCTGCTGACAAGGAACTGCTGAAGGAAGTGGCCCTGGAGCTGTGGAACACGACCAAGAAGCTCCGTCCAGGCCTGCCCAAAGCGCCTCGCGCCCAGCTGGTCTTGAAAGCTCTGCTCACCATCGGTGACATGAGCGATCAGCTGGAAGCCGCCATGGTGCTCGGCGTGATTGAAGCGCAGGAACCCGACGACGAGCCCGAGAAGGGAGAAGCGGCCGGCGAAGACAAGACGGTTTCTGAAGAGGATGCCAAAACTGAGCGTGAAGCCCCCCGGGTCGTTCGTAAACGCTCCAGCAGCCGCTGA
- a CDS encoding metal-binding protein produces MATGRRHDQSIWILSLPLGIAVGLVLGWAAALITAASCLAGGLWLSPDLDTRSNALRRWGALGFLWWPYRLLIPHRSLWSHGPLLGTTARLGVLLTWGLIVTLAVPALSPAMLLTAIQRLIQQHPREFIACLVGLEGSAWIHLILDGDPWPQEWSTKRQR; encoded by the coding sequence TTGGCAACGGGTCGCCGACACGACCAAAGCATCTGGATCCTGAGTCTCCCGCTCGGGATCGCCGTCGGCTTGGTGCTGGGATGGGCTGCAGCCTTGATCACTGCAGCGAGCTGCCTGGCCGGCGGTCTGTGGCTATCCCCTGACCTAGATACCCGCTCCAATGCGCTGCGGCGCTGGGGAGCCCTCGGCTTTCTCTGGTGGCCCTACCGCCTCCTGATTCCCCATCGCTCGCTCTGGTCCCATGGCCCCCTGCTGGGAACAACCGCGCGCCTGGGGGTGCTGCTCACCTGGGGCCTGATCGTCACCCTGGCGGTTCCGGCACTCTCGCCAGCGATGCTCCTGACGGCGATTCAACGGCTGATCCAGCAGCACCCACGGGAGTTCATCGCGTGTCTGGTGGGCTTGGAGGGCAGCGCATGGATCCACCTGATCCTCGATGGCGACCCCTGGCCCCAGGAATGGTCGACAAAACGACAGCGATGA